A genomic region of Colletotrichum destructivum chromosome 1, complete sequence contains the following coding sequences:
- a CDS encoding uncharacterized protein (Putative zn(2)Cys(6) fungal-type DNA-binding domain, transcription factor domain, fungi), whose protein sequence is MANPLAQAQVSAPAVSQAALPLTAVAVVDENPPTRKPACVECRRRKIKCDREYPCLSCMTLGQECLPPPPGPLRKPRRRNHHELYDKIARIESLLSQHGVHPEPEPEPGPSKGRNPRICPPSQTREMEGVREYEETRPPRAQVAKGQLVQTWNGGLEFRDSKAMAVVFEDFHTISALIDVEFDQATWLPAVEVPHNARRSLDSNGSSSAVQPSVCVPSAHTINVLWDVFLDRVDPVTKIIHAPTFRTRVVEAANNFTNTPLATLALLFSVFLTASGSLSEQEHWEKLGLCKSDAVAEYTLGLKRVLTEMNYLKNHNLDVLRSLALYSLFQQTRYGSHDPWVLNGVVVNIAYRMRLHLDGSHANLTPFECEMRRRLWWQIVILELRSGGAFGTGSHLLPSGRDTRIPLNVNDEDLIPAMIIEPRPRDGPTEMSFCIMTYEAKKHVLALPRLLSIDDVLWGQMPSPTHPCGSPSTERSETIKLLQTFVEEEERTLGPLANRLCPDPATNPLHAMARWGREALSRIAQLIITPMEEATEWGTEVHGPDDNFFRISLAVTEEALLARQAAGRRFAWHADIDFRMQTFYYLGAQLRTRVAGSMVDRVWAVMERTYALRGELWELKDKENMTLGNLLLAAWERRVAYFAGEGVVLPEPPFLTRLRDEVMTIKAEALGIF, encoded by the exons ATGGCAAACCCGCTAGCCCAGGCCCAGGTCTCGGCTCCAGCCGTCAGCCAGGCTGCGTTGCCGTtgaccgccgtcgccgttgtgGACGAGAACCCTCCCACGCGTAAGCCCGCCTGCGTCGagtgccggcggcggaaaATAAAGTGTGACCGAGAGTACCCTTGCCTATCCTGTATGACA CTTGGTCAAGAAtgcctgccgccgcctcccggccctcTTCGCAAGCCGAGGCGTCGTAACCACCACGAGCTGTACGATAAGATTGCCCGGATCGAGTCCCTCCTGAGCCAGCATGGCGTACAtccggagccggagccggagccggggCCAAGCAAGGGTCGGAACCCGCGCATCTGCCCGCCGTCCCAGACCAGAGAGATGGAAGGCGTCCGGGAGTATGAAGAAACCAGACCGCCCCGGGCACAGGTAGCCAAGGGGCAGCTCGTTCAGACATGGAACGGCGGTCTCGAGTTCCGTGACAGCAAGGCCATGGCCGTTGTCTTTGAGGAC TTCCACACCATCAGCGccctcatcgacgtcgagttCGACCAGGCAACGTGGCTGCCGGCCGTGGAGGTGCCTCACAACGCCCGGCGAAGCCTCGACTCCAAcggctcgtcgtccgcgGTCCAGCCCTCCGTCTGCGTTCCGTCGGCACACACGATCAACGTCCTCTGGGACGTGTTTCTCGACCGCGTCGACCCCGTCACGAAGATCATCCACGCGCCGACGTTCCGCACacgcgtcgtcgaggccgccaacaACTTCACCAACACTCCGCTGGCGACGCTGGCCCTTCTCTTCTCGGTATTCCTGACGGCTTCGGGCTCGTTATCAGAACAGGAGCACTGGGAGAAGCTGGGCCTCTGCAAGAgcgatgccgtcgccgagtaCACGCTGGGACTCAAGAGGGTTCTCACCGAGATGAACTACCTCAAAAACCACAACCTGGACGTGCTGCGAAGCCTGGCCTTGTATTCG CTGTTCCAGCAGACTCGGTATGGCTCGCACGACCCGTGGGTGTTGAACGGGGTCGTGGTCAACATCGCCTACCGCATGCGCCTCCACCTCGACGGGTCGCACGCGAATCTCACCCCCTTCGAGTGCGAGATGCGGCGGCGTCTCTGGTGGCAGatcgtcatcctcgagcTGAGGTCCGGCGGCGCCTTTGGGACCGGCTCGCATCTGCTACCCAGCGGCCGGGACACCCGCATTCCcctcaacgtcaacgacgagGATCTGATACCGGCCATGATCATCGAGCCCCGGCCCCGTGACGGGCCGACGGAGATGTCGTTCTGCATCATGACGtacgaggccaagaagcacGTCCTGGCACTGCCTCGGCTGCTCTCGATCGACGACGTGCTATGGGGCCAGATGCCATCGCCAACCCACCCGTGCGGCAGCCCCTCGACCGAGCGCTCGGAAACGATCAAGCTTCTCCAGACCTtcgtggaagaggaagaaaggaCTCTGGGCCCGCTGGCGAACCGACTGTGCCCCGACCCGGCCACGAACCCGCTCCACGCCATGGCGCGCTGGGGCCGGGAGGCGCTCTCGCGCATCGCGCAGCTCATCATCACGCCGATGGAGGAGGCCACGGAATGGGGCACCGAGGTGCACGGCCCGGACGACAACTTCTTCCGCATCAGCCTCGCGGTGACCGAGGAGGCCCTCCTCGCGCGgcaggccgccggccgccgcttcGCCTGGCACGCCGACATCGACTTCCGGATGCAGACCTTCTACTACCTCGGCGCCCAGCTGCGCACCCGCGTCGCGGGCTCCATGGTCGACAGGGTCTGGGCGGTCATGGAGCGCACGTACGCGCTGCGCGGGGAGCTGTGggagctcaaggacaaggagaacatGACGCTGGGGAACCTGCTGCTCGCGGCGTGGGAGAGGCGCGTGGCGTACTTtgccggggagggggtggtgTTGCCGGAGCCGCCTTTCCTGACGAGGCTGCGGGACGAGGTCATGACGATCAAGGCTGAGGCGTTGGGGATCTTTTGA
- a CDS encoding Putative Cellulose-binding domain, fungal, glycoside hydrolase family 10 domain-containing protein has translation MRFSALTAAGLLALPGVSANLNELAVAAGKKYFGTATDNSELTDAAYVEILKDNKMFGQITPGNGQKWQFTEKSQGVFSYTSGDEIATLAKTNGQLLRCHTLVWHSQLPSWVSSGTWTKEQLTAIIDTHVSNVAGHYKGQCYAWDVVNEALNEDGTYRDSVFYKVLGTDFIPISFKAAAAADPDAKLYYNDYNIELAGGKQKEVLNIIKSVKDAGARIDGLGLQAHLIVGSAGSRSALAAVLKSYVDAGVTEVAYTELDIRHEAIPADAAAQEQQATDYVSVVGACLDVPECVGVTIWDFTDKYSWIPSVFPGTGEALPWDENLKPKPAYTSISSLLAAAGTGGAAAPATSAPPAAAAPTSAAAASPTSEPAAAEPTPESSAPPAAEPTTVPESSAPAAPITTPKASVPAAAPAPASTLVTSVKSKCAGGAAAEAAPTAAAAAGGAARWAQCGGIGFTGATACQTGLTCEKQNDYYSQCV, from the coding sequence ATGCGCTTCTCCGCCCTCACCGCAGCTGGCCTGCTCGCCCTCCCCGGCGTCAGCGCCAACCTGAACGAGCTagctgtcgccgccggcaagaagTACTTTGGCACCGCCACCGACAACTCGGagctcaccgacgccgcctacgtcgagatcctcaaggACAACAAGATGTTCGGCCAGATCACGCCCGGCAACGGCCAGAAGTGGCAGTTCACCGAGAAGAGCCAGGGCGTCTTCTCCTACACTtcgggcgacgagatcgCCACGCTCGCAAAGACCAacggccagcttctccgCTGCCACACCCTCGTCTGGCACTCCCAGCTCCCCAGCTGGGTCTCGTCCGGCACCTGGACCAAGGAGCAGCTgacggccatcatcgacacGCACGTGTccaacgtcgccggccaCTACAAGGGCCAGTGCTACGCCTGGGacgtcgtcaacgaggccctcaacgaggacggcacCTACCGCGACAGCGTCTTCTACAAGGTCCTCGGCACCGACTTCATCCCCATCTCCTtcaaggctgccgccgccgccgacccggACGCCAAGCTTTACTACAACGACTACAACatcgagctcgccggcggaAAGCAGAAGGAGGTCctcaacatcatcaagagcgtcaaggacgccggcgcccgcatcgacggcctcggcctccaggcccacctcatcgtcggcagTGCCGGCTCCCgctccgccctcgccgccgtcctcaagtcctacgtcgacgccggcgtcaccGAGGTCGCCTACACCGAGCTCGACATCCGCCACGAGGCCAtccccgccgacgccgccgcccaggagcagcaggccaccGACTACgtcagcgtcgtcggcgcctgcCTGGACGTCCCCGAGTGCGTCGGCGTCACCATCTGGGACTTCACCGACAAGTACTCCTGGATCCcctccgtcttccccggCACCGGCGAGGCCCTCCCCTGGGACGAGAACCTCAAGCCCAAGCCCGCGTACACCAGCATCTCcagcctcctcgccgccgccggcaccggtggcgctgccgcccctgCTACATCTGcgccccccgccgccgccgccccgacctccgctgccgccgcctcgcccaccagcgagcccgccgccgccgaacctACCCCCGAGAGCTCTGCTCCCCCTGCTGCCGAGCCCACCACCGTTCCTGAGAGCTCTGCCCCCGCCGCTCCCATCACGACTCCCAAGGCCAGCgtccctgctgctgctcccgccCCTGCCTCTACCCTGGTCACCAGCGTGAAGAGCAAGTGCGCCGGTGGTGCTGCGGCCGAGGCTGctcccaccgccgccgccgcagccggtGGTGCCGCTCGCTGGGCTCAGTGCGGTGGCATCGGATTCACCGGCGCTACCGCCTGCCAGACGGGCCTCACCTGCGAGAAGCAGAACGACTACTACAGCCAGTGCGTTTAA
- a CDS encoding Putative chloramphenicol acetyltransferase-like domain superfamily: MFGLFSSQRKAPQRVPTDRVVPVGFFDDTIIFRTFVLYTLFVFDDVLDAAKLRGSLESVVSRPGWHKLGARLRRNDRGELEHHIPQEFSPDRPAIGYDHVDLSEVAIEDHPSASRIPHPPSDGKPAVVGDPNDLHDLIHGPRIPKGLDDYLYEDQPELGLRTVSFKNSTVIVLHWIHLAIDAVGMREGMKRYQKPLAAEQYALEDVGKAPKETHVLADRLLSMPGLISWVVRNAYGLAFCKKEHRMVCIPAAYLKKLREKALVELAAAAEAASEGRKETPFVSDGDVIVAWAARLAISNLAKDSERLVAIQQAYQWRPILKDLIPPERPFLSNCVGFLVTLIPAKDLLQRPLSYVASQVRRSVQEQGSREQVEAYAELIRRDPGNRAPPFLGARSMQLIGFSNWQQGNVYGLDLSSAAVSPRDAPLMPSYVQNVQGPYNFTDGIIIVGNDAGGNYWMSGYRVQGLWELMEREMAKEEI, encoded by the exons ATGTTTGGTCTCTTCTCCAGCCAGCGGAAGGCGCCGCAGCGCGTGCCGACCGACCGCGTGGTCCCAGTCGGGTTTTTCGACGATACTATCATCTTCAGGACGTTCGTCTTGTACACGCTTTTCGTCTTCGACGATGTCCTGGATGCCGCCAAGCTTCGCGGGTCTCTTGAGAGCGTAGTGAGCCGTCCCGGCTGGCACAAGCTGGGGGCTAGGCTCAGGCGAAAC GATCGTGGAGAGCTCGAACATCACATACCACAAGAGTTCTCCCCGGACCGTCCCGCTATCGGCTACGACCACGTGGATCTCAGTGAAGTGGCGATCGAGGACCATCCGTCGGCATCGCGGATCCCCCATCCGCCATCCGATGGGAAACCGGCAGTTGTGGGAGACCCGAATGACTTGCACGACCTCATCCATGGTCCCCGGATCCCAAAGGGGCTGGATGACTACCTCTACGAGGACCAACCCGAGCTCGGCCTCCGAACCGTATCTTTCAAGAACTCGACGGTTATCGTGCTGCACTGGATACACctggccatcgacgccgtcggcatgaG GGAAGGTATGAAGCGATACCAAAAaccgctcgccgccgagcagtATGCCTTGGAAGACGTCGGAAAAGCTCCCAAGGAAACCCACGTGCTTGCTGACCGGCTCCTGTCCATGCCGGGTCTCATTTCATGGGTGGTCCGGAATGCGTACGGCCTTGCATTTTGCAAGAAGGAGCATCGCATGGTCTGCATACCGGCGGCGTACCTCAAGAAGCTGAGGGAGAAGGCTTTGGTGGaacttgctgctgctgctgaagcgGCCAGCGAGGGCAGAAAGGAGACGCCGTTCGTGAgtgacggcgacgtcatCGTAGCGTGGGCTGCGCGCCTGGCCATATCAAATCTGGCGAAAGACTCTGAAAGATTG GTCGCCATCCAACAGGCATATCAATGGCGGCCGATCCTGAAGGACCTCATACCGCCCGAGCGACCATTCCTCAGCAACTGCGTCGGTTTCTTGGTCACACTCATCCCGGCAAAAGACCTCCTCCAGAGGCCGCTCAGCTACGTGGCGTCGCAGGTTCGCAGATCTGTCCAGGAGCAAGGCTCGCgcgagcaggtcgaggcGTACGCCGAGCTCATCCGACGGGACCCCGGGAacagggcgccgccgtttCTCGGCGCGAGATCTATGCAACTAATCGGGTTCTCGAACTGGCAGCAGGGCAACGTATACGGGCTGGACTTGTCGTCCGCTGCTGTCAGTCCACGGGACGCGCCGCTGATGCCGTCGTACGTGCAGAATGTGCAGGGGCCGTACAACTTTACAGATGGGATCATCATCGTGGGCAATGATGCAGGGGGGAACTACTGGATGTCGGGATATAGAGTCCAGGGGCTCTGGGAGttgatggagagagagatggccaaggaggaAATATGA
- a CDS encoding Putative RTA-like protein — protein sequence MSTNDTFIPTYETCKEVTDECPVEFTVYGTDLSKPAATFFGIAFGFLLVLQLYFGIRSRTWSFIIWLGIGTIFEVLGYWARTKLAENPWDLDAFAQQYLTLLLAPTLISAAISVTFKHLVIWYGAQWSVLRPSLYPWVFVGTDFLSIIIQVAGGAITAANASGSSSESMAKVGEKLVVGGVAFQVANMVCCGLLMLVYIVRRRSGLARGDRPHEDAHLINGDGQSLSRASATEEEAGRVRKFVYALVLAYIAILVRCSYRIAENIPAISLDILRNEPLFLGLDSAMIMIAVGAVTVFHPFIFFPFLKESKHMKKRSKHQGDYRMQDMS from the exons ATGTCAACCAACGACACCTTCATCCCGACGTACGAGACGTGCAAGGAGGTCACGGACGAGTGCCCCGTCGAGTTCACGGTGTACGGGACCGACCTCtccaagccggcggcgaccttcTTCGGCATCGCCTTTGGCTTCCTGCTCGTCCTCCAGCTGTACTTCGGCATCCGCTCGCGGACCTGGTCCTTCATCATCTggctcggcatcggcaccaTCTTCGAGGTGTTGGGCTACTGGGCGCGCaccaagctcgccgagaaccCGTGGGACCTCGACGCCTTCGCGCAGCAGTACCTcacgctgctgctggcgccgACGCTCatctccgccgccatctccgtcACGTTCAAGCACCTCGTTATCTGGTACGGCGCGCAGTGGTCCGTCCTGCGGCCGTCGCTGTACCCCTGGGTCTTTGTCGGCACCGACTTcctctccatcatcatccaggtcgccggcggcgccatcacgGCGGCCAACGCGTCCGGGTCGAGCAGCGAGTCCATGGCCAAGGTGGGCGAGAagcttgtcgtcggcggcgtggcgtTCCAGGTGGCCAACATGGTCTGCTGCGGGCTGCTCATGCTCGTCTACATCGTGCGGCGCAGGTCCGGGCTCGCGAGGGGCGACCGCCCGCACGAGGACGCCCACCTGatcaacggcgacgggcagTCCCTGtcgcgggcctcggcgacggaagaggaggccggGCGCGTGCGCAAGTTCGTGTATGCCCTCGTCTTGGCGTATATTGCCATCTTGGTCCGTTGCTCTTACCG AATCGCCGAGAATATCCCCGCCATCTCCCTGGACATCCTACGCAACGAGCCGCTGTTCCTGGGCCTCGACAGCGCGATGATCATGAtcgccgtcggtgccgtcaCCGTCTTCCACCCGttcatcttcttccctttcttgAAGGAGTCGAAGCACATGAAGAAGCGGAGCAAGCACCAAGGGGACTACCGAATGCAGGACATGTCATGA
- a CDS encoding Putative NAD-dependent epimerase/dehydratase, NAD(P)-binding domain superfamily: MRLTPDQRPLAGASAEGEAGPTPGHPARAAASGKRVVFTGGSGVIGPWVIHELLRHGHEVLNLDIVPLDNPAVHTMKCDVTDAGQVYSALHTQIHLTQPLAKAAVPDAVIHFAGYARPMLAPDNEVFRANITGIHNVVEAACKLGIKKVILASSMTVYGVTFAEGRRAFASFPIDEGVECNPTDSYALSKLLGETVARSYASRFGVDIYCLRIGPIVEPQDYATAFAAYLGRPEAWDVHGWSYTDPRDLGQMCHRCLESDGLGWQVFNATNDEMTNDEKTAEFLARVSPSTPFTREMGEHEAPISNRKIQEMLGFKEEHPWRRHYPAPE, encoded by the coding sequence ATGCGTCTGACACCGGACCAACGGCCTTTAGCGGGAGCTTCGGCCGAGGGGGAGGCCGGTCCGACACCCGGCCATCCGGCACGGGCTGCTGCCTCGGGCAAACGGGTCGTCTTCAccggcggctccggcgtcATCGGCCCTTGGGTGATCCACGAGCTGCTGCGGCACGGCCACGAGGTCCTCaacctcgacatcgtcccGCTCGACAACCCGGCCGTCCACACGATGAAGTGCGACGTGACGGACGCCGGCCAGGTCTACAGCGCGTTGCACACGCAGATCCACCTGACGCAGCCCCTGGCCAAGGCCGCGGTCCCGGACGCCGTCATCCACTTCGCCGGCTACGCGCGGCCGATGCTGGCACCGGACAACGAGGTGTTCCGGGCCAACATCACGGGCATCCacaacgtcgtcgaggcggcgtgCAAGCTGGGCATCAAAAAGGTCATCCTCGCCAGCAGCATGACCGTCTACGGCGTCACCTTCGCCGAGGGCCGCCGCGCCTTCGCGTCCTTCCccatcgacgagggcgtcgagtgCAACCCGACCGACTCGTACGCGCTGTCGAAGCTGCTgggcgagacggtggcgCGGAGCTACGCCAGCcgcttcggcgtcgacatctACTGCCTGCGCATCGGCCCTATCGTCGAGCCGCAGGACTACGCCACGGCCTTTGCCGCCTATCTCGGCCGGCCCGAGGCGTGGGACGTCCACGGCTGGTCGTACACGGACCCGAGGGACCTGGGCCAGATGTGCCACCGGTGTCTCGAGTCGGACGGCCTGGGCTGGCAGGTGTTCAACGCCACCAACGACGAGATGAccaacgacgagaagacggccgagttCCTGGCCCGCGTGagcccctcgacgcccttcaCCCGGGAGATGGGCGAGCACGAGGCGCCCATCTCGAACCGGAAGATCCAGGAGATGCTGGGGTTCAAGGAAGAACATCCCTGGAGGCGGCACTATCCAGCTCCGGAGTGA